The following are encoded together in the Bacteroidota bacterium genome:
- a CDS encoding four helix bundle protein: MFEFRNLEVYKKSKAFHLSCKNIIGQHKLGSYIKDQLGRASFSIVLNIAEGSGKFSKPDRRNYFVTARGSVFECVAIFDLLKDDSKLSEDQFEELCANADELSRMLYAMIKNLE, encoded by the coding sequence ATGTTTGAATTTAGAAATCTAGAAGTTTACAAGAAGTCGAAAGCCTTTCACCTGTCATGCAAAAATATCATTGGTCAGCATAAGCTGGGTTCTTATATAAAAGATCAACTCGGCCGGGCTTCATTCAGTATTGTACTCAACATTGCCGAAGGTTCGGGTAAATTTTCAAAGCCTGATCGGAGGAACTACTTTGTAACTGCCCGCGGGTCTGTTTTTGAATGTGTGGCAATCTTTGACTTACTCAAAGACGACTCAAAATTGTCGGAAGATCAATTTGAGGAATTATGCGCAAATGCAGATGAACTTTCAAGGATGCTGTATGCCATGATTAAGAATTTGGAGTGA